From a region of the Streptomyces tirandamycinicus genome:
- a CDS encoding sensor domain-containing protein, producing MPLITLPALRRGGALALAAAALLTGCTSAGDRESSSSPTGKPLAGPEKAGAGMAVLRGDTIRKALVTDSELRSYQAQEISPPSARPTSDREECRPLADMTASGTARTPEAVDFAGRSFVSTATPGLTTTVSLFSYEGDDARRTFADVRKALATCGAGFTTSGTGGGSAVKYVAVKAEEAPEGGDEAVSWRMTGTAQGSSMPMQITAVRQGRNVAVFFTLNLLDPKKADLPEDLHGRQTAKLAKAIESAGTS from the coding sequence ATGCCTCTCATCACACTTCCGGCCCTCCGGCGGGGCGGCGCGCTCGCTCTCGCCGCCGCCGCGCTGCTGACCGGCTGCACCTCCGCAGGCGACCGGGAGAGCTCCTCCTCCCCGACCGGAAAGCCGCTCGCCGGCCCGGAGAAGGCCGGCGCCGGGATGGCCGTGCTCCGCGGCGACACGATCAGGAAGGCACTCGTCACCGACTCCGAACTGCGCTCGTACCAGGCCCAGGAGATCAGCCCGCCGAGCGCGCGGCCCACCTCCGACCGGGAGGAGTGCCGGCCCCTCGCGGACATGACCGCTTCCGGTACGGCCCGTACCCCCGAGGCCGTCGACTTCGCCGGCCGCTCCTTCGTCTCCACGGCCACACCCGGCCTCACCACCACGGTCAGCCTCTTCTCCTACGAGGGCGACGACGCGCGGCGCACCTTCGCGGACGTCCGCAAGGCCCTCGCCACCTGCGGCGCCGGCTTCACCACCTCGGGAACCGGCGGCGGTTCCGCGGTGAAGTACGTGGCGGTGAAGGCCGAGGAAGCCCCCGAGGGCGGTGACGAGGCCGTCTCCTGGAGGATGACCGGCACCGCTCAGGGTTCGTCGATGCCGATGCAGATCACCGCCGTACGGCAGGGCCGCAATGTGGCGGTGTTCTTCACACTCAACCTCCTCGACCCGAAGAAGGCCGACCTCCCCGAGGACCTGCACGGCCGTCAGACCGCCAAGCTGGCGAAGGCGATCGAGTCGGCCGGCACCTCCTGA
- a CDS encoding cytochrome P450 — protein MTTPHGYTPPPSGFGGHRPAATALYGPHLDGDAMPALYEDLRRTHGPVAPVTVAPGIEAWLVLGHRELLRVARDEQDFSHDPRRWSPLREGRVPPDSPILPFVGWRPALMFADGQQHRRMRAAVSDALARVDGHELRRRVRSAAEELIASFAGRGAADLVPQYARRLPLLVISGLLGLDERPGRRLVHAIGRMGATASDSGRASRRINAILLALIEEKRSRPGDDITSALLHHPARLTDEEVLHNLLVMFVAGHQSTVDWIATSLCVMLCDPAFPSAPTGGRLTADDALDLVLWRFPPTQNLPTRYATRALRLGGQSIRAGDMLILGLAAANADPAVLPPGGPAAGNRSHLAFGAGPHTCPAQDPARVITRTAVDTVRQRLPDMELAVEQPELAWVPSPWRRGLAALPVRFTGPQPSRTAPADAAGTGIDRPGHPAAPQTGEVR, from the coding sequence ATGACCACCCCGCACGGCTACACGCCGCCGCCCTCCGGCTTCGGCGGTCACCGCCCCGCCGCCACCGCGCTGTACGGCCCGCACCTCGACGGCGACGCGATGCCCGCGCTGTACGAGGACCTCCGCAGGACCCACGGCCCGGTGGCACCCGTCACCGTCGCGCCGGGCATCGAGGCCTGGCTCGTGCTGGGCCATCGCGAGCTGCTCCGGGTCGCCCGGGACGAGCAGGACTTCTCGCACGACCCGCGCCGCTGGAGCCCGCTGCGCGAGGGTCGCGTGCCGCCCGACTCGCCGATCCTGCCCTTCGTCGGCTGGCGGCCCGCGCTGATGTTCGCCGACGGCCAGCAGCACCGCCGGATGAGGGCCGCCGTCTCCGACGCGCTCGCCCGGGTCGACGGACACGAACTGCGACGACGGGTGCGGTCCGCCGCGGAGGAGCTGATCGCGTCGTTCGCCGGGCGCGGCGCGGCCGACCTCGTACCCCAGTACGCGCGCAGGCTCCCACTGCTGGTCATCAGCGGACTGCTGGGACTGGACGAACGACCCGGCAGGCGACTCGTCCACGCGATCGGCCGGATGGGCGCCACGGCCTCGGACTCCGGCAGGGCGAGCCGGCGGATCAACGCGATCCTCCTCGCCCTGATCGAGGAGAAGCGGTCCCGCCCCGGTGACGACATCACCTCCGCCCTGCTGCACCACCCGGCGCGCCTCACCGACGAGGAAGTGCTGCACAACCTGCTGGTGATGTTCGTCGCCGGTCATCAGAGCACCGTCGACTGGATCGCCACGTCCCTGTGCGTGATGCTCTGCGACCCGGCGTTCCCCTCCGCGCCGACCGGTGGCCGCCTCACCGCGGACGACGCACTCGACCTGGTGCTGTGGCGCTTCCCGCCGACGCAGAACCTCCCCACCCGCTACGCCACCCGCGCCCTGCGCTTGGGCGGCCAGTCGATCCGGGCCGGCGACATGCTGATCCTGGGGCTCGCCGCCGCCAACGCCGACCCGGCGGTACTGCCCCCGGGCGGCCCCGCCGCCGGCAACCGCTCGCACCTCGCGTTCGGCGCGGGACCGCACACCTGCCCGGCCCAGGATCCGGCCCGGGTGATCACCCGTACCGCGGTGGACACCGTGCGGCAGCGGCTGCCCGACATGGAACTGGCCGTCGAGCAGCCGGAGCTCGCCTGGGTGCCGTCGCCGTGGAGAAGGGGGCTCGCCGCCCTCCCCGTCCGGTTCACCGGCCCGCAGCCGTCCCGTACCGCGCCGGCGGACGCGGCCGGCACCGGCATCGACCGCCCCGGCCACCCGGCCGCCCCACAGACAGGAGAGGTCCGTTGA
- a CDS encoding DUF952 domain-containing protein, with product MIMHVVPLDDWLAIPERPYAPASLSAEGFIHCSPDEATTLAVVNAFYRDVPGPLMALLIDETRLLAPVRLEPAAPVPPPGVASGTLFPHVYGPIDRSAVEGMLEVQRDGTGRAVGFAPWA from the coding sequence ATGATCATGCATGTGGTTCCGCTCGACGACTGGCTCGCCATCCCGGAACGGCCGTACGCGCCCGCTTCGCTCTCCGCCGAGGGCTTCATCCACTGCTCGCCGGACGAGGCGACCACCCTGGCGGTCGTCAACGCCTTCTACCGCGACGTACCCGGCCCACTGATGGCACTGCTCATCGACGAGACCCGGCTGCTCGCGCCGGTCCGGCTCGAGCCCGCGGCACCGGTCCCGCCACCAGGGGTCGCGTCCGGCACCCTGTTCCCGCACGTCTACGGGCCGATCGACCGCTCGGCGGTCGAGGGCATGCTGGAGGTCCAGCGCGACGGGACGGGCCGGGCGGTGGGCTTCGCCCCTTGGGCATGA
- a CDS encoding DeoR/GlpR family DNA-binding transcription regulator encodes MSRDARWKALLELLVEQGRLDVEEAAAALDVSSATIRRDFDRLAEQQMLVRTRGGAVVHGVSYELPLRYKASRHAAEKQRISAAVAGLIAPGEAVGLTGGTTTTEVARALAARPDLASGSPALTVVTNALNIANELAIRPQFKIVVTGGVARPQSFELIGPLADGVLGQITLDVAVLGVNAFDAVHGAAAHDEDEAAINRLLCERARRVVVAADSTKLGTRAFARICATDRVDTLVTDSAASDRTAAAFGEAGVRVVRA; translated from the coding sequence ATGTCACGCGACGCCCGCTGGAAGGCGCTGCTGGAGCTCCTGGTGGAGCAGGGCCGGCTGGACGTCGAGGAGGCGGCGGCGGCACTGGACGTGTCGTCCGCGACGATCCGGCGCGACTTCGACCGGCTGGCCGAGCAGCAGATGCTCGTCCGCACCCGCGGCGGCGCGGTGGTGCACGGCGTGTCGTACGAACTCCCGCTGCGCTACAAGGCGTCGCGGCACGCGGCGGAGAAGCAGCGCATCAGCGCCGCCGTCGCCGGGCTGATCGCGCCGGGTGAGGCGGTCGGCCTCACCGGCGGCACGACGACCACCGAGGTCGCCCGTGCCCTGGCCGCCCGGCCCGATCTGGCCTCGGGCAGCCCCGCCCTGACCGTCGTCACCAACGCCCTCAACATCGCCAACGAACTGGCGATCCGGCCCCAGTTCAAGATCGTGGTCACGGGCGGGGTGGCCCGTCCGCAGTCGTTCGAGCTGATCGGCCCGCTCGCCGACGGCGTGCTCGGCCAGATCACCCTGGACGTCGCGGTGCTCGGGGTGAACGCCTTCGACGCGGTGCACGGCGCCGCCGCGCACGACGAGGACGAGGCCGCGATCAACCGGCTGCTGTGCGAGCGGGCCCGCCGGGTGGTCGTCGCGGCCGACTCCACCAAGCTGGGCACCCGGGCCTTCGCCCGCATCTGCGCGACGGACCGGGTGGACACGCTGGTCACCGACTCCGCCGCCTCCGACCGGACGGCGGCCGCGTTCGGGGAGGCCGGGGTGAGGGTCGTCCGGGCGTGA
- a CDS encoding cytochrome P450 family protein: MDPAGGCPHADNAALLARGAVAPVVLPGDVPGMAVLGHDALREFLAHPDVAKGAEHFTALREGRIADGWPLKTFATVRGMTTADGDDHRRLRSLVSKAFTARRVADLRPRIETVAEELLDGLGRAPAEHGGVADLRRHFAMPLPMGVICELLGVDARHHERLHHLSNQVVATDIGPEEALAANRELVDVLGTVADTRAQHPGDDLTSALIAAREEDGDRLGAHELIGTLLLMIVAGHETTLNLITNAVRALCAHRDQLDLVRAGGATWADVVEETLRWDSPVSYFPFRYPTRDLTLDGTVIPKGTPVLAGYSAAGRDPAAHGPDAGRFDITRASGPRHLSLGHGAHYCLGAPLARMEGAIALERLFTRFPGLDLSVPEAELARHASFVGNSVRELPVRPVP; this comes from the coding sequence ATGGACCCGGCCGGCGGCTGCCCGCACGCCGACAACGCCGCACTGCTGGCCCGGGGCGCGGTGGCGCCCGTCGTCCTGCCCGGCGACGTGCCCGGCATGGCCGTCCTCGGGCACGACGCGCTCAGGGAGTTCCTGGCCCACCCCGATGTCGCCAAGGGCGCCGAGCACTTCACCGCGCTGCGCGAGGGACGGATCGCCGACGGCTGGCCGCTGAAGACCTTCGCCACGGTACGGGGGATGACCACGGCCGACGGGGACGACCACCGGCGGCTCAGGTCGCTGGTGAGCAAGGCGTTCACCGCACGCCGGGTCGCGGACCTGCGCCCCCGGATCGAGACGGTCGCGGAGGAACTGCTGGACGGACTCGGCCGGGCCCCCGCGGAGCACGGCGGCGTCGCGGATCTGCGCCGGCACTTCGCCATGCCGCTGCCCATGGGGGTCATCTGCGAACTGCTGGGTGTGGACGCCCGGCACCATGAGCGACTGCACCACCTGTCGAACCAGGTCGTCGCCACGGACATCGGCCCCGAGGAGGCACTGGCCGCCAACCGGGAGCTGGTCGACGTGCTGGGCACCGTGGCCGATACCCGTGCGCAGCACCCGGGCGACGACCTCACCAGCGCGCTGATCGCCGCCCGCGAGGAGGACGGCGACCGGCTCGGCGCGCACGAACTCATCGGCACCCTGCTGCTGATGATCGTCGCGGGCCACGAGACCACGCTGAACCTGATCACCAACGCGGTCCGTGCGCTCTGCGCCCACCGCGACCAGCTCGACCTGGTCCGCGCGGGCGGCGCGACCTGGGCGGACGTCGTCGAGGAGACCCTCCGCTGGGACAGCCCCGTGAGCTACTTCCCGTTCCGCTACCCGACCCGGGACCTCACCCTGGACGGCACGGTCATCCCGAAGGGCACCCCGGTCCTCGCCGGGTACTCCGCCGCCGGAAGGGATCCGGCCGCGCACGGCCCGGACGCGGGCCGCTTCGACATCACCCGGGCGTCCGGCCCCCGGCACCTCTCCCTCGGCCACGGGGCGCACTACTGCCTCGGGGCGCCCCTCGCCCGGATGGAGGGGGCCATCGCGCTGGAGCGGCTGTTCACCCGGTTCCCCGGACTGGACCTGTCCGTTCCGGAGGCGGAACTGGCCCGGCACGCCAGTTTCGTGGGGAACAGCGTCCGGGAACTGCCGGTGAGACCCGTTCCCTAG
- a CDS encoding DUF6411 family protein: MMVAGIIAVCAVLLVLAFLLPRLSRHPQNGAQRALGTGARAGGKAPGPVGRLFSRSFHSSSRAVGRSGSAGRKARGRMPF, translated from the coding sequence ATGATGGTTGCCGGAATCATCGCCGTGTGCGCGGTGCTGCTCGTCCTCGCGTTTCTCCTGCCGCGTCTGTCCAGGCATCCGCAGAACGGTGCCCAACGGGCACTGGGGACGGGCGCGCGGGCGGGCGGAAAGGCCCCGGGCCCGGTCGGACGGCTGTTCAGCAGGTCGTTCCACAGCAGTTCGCGGGCCGTCGGACGGTCCGGGTCGGCGGGGCGCAAGGCGAGGGGCCGCATGCCCTTCTGA
- a CDS encoding MASE1 domain-containing protein encodes MARYQLLRRPGAAVLLTLGVAAAYYAAGLVGLTHQLVVEGAIVTPLWPPTGIALACLLWFGLRAWPGIVLGALLVILAISTFPAHSVGILAGNSLAPLCAYLMLRRVGFRTELDRLRDGLALVFLGALAGMLISATVGSGVLLLSGQIQAESFGPIWSAWWAGDAMGVLVVTPLLLVCRTARWPGGTSPGRWAEAVCLVVTVAVVAYTVTRSLVPLLFLVFPLLMWAALRFQLFGAAPCALIVSVMAISAATEQLGPFRGHGTLGVMSVLQALNGSAALTGLLLSAIVSEQITVRRKIELACSELAELVDRLVPGGDANRRTPPPQEDL; translated from the coding sequence GTGGCCCGTTACCAGCTCCTCCGTCGCCCCGGCGCGGCCGTCCTCCTGACGCTCGGCGTCGCCGCCGCCTACTACGCGGCGGGGCTCGTCGGACTCACGCACCAGCTGGTCGTGGAAGGGGCGATCGTCACACCGCTCTGGCCGCCCACCGGGATCGCCCTGGCCTGCCTGCTCTGGTTCGGTCTGCGGGCCTGGCCGGGCATCGTGCTCGGCGCGCTGCTCGTCATCCTGGCCATCAGCACGTTCCCCGCCCACTCCGTGGGCATCCTCGCGGGCAACAGCCTCGCCCCGCTCTGCGCCTATCTGATGCTGCGGCGGGTCGGTTTCCGCACCGAGCTGGACCGGCTGCGGGACGGGCTGGCGCTGGTGTTCCTGGGCGCGCTGGCCGGCATGCTGATCAGCGCCACGGTGGGGTCCGGGGTGCTGTTGCTGTCCGGCCAGATCCAGGCCGAGTCGTTCGGGCCGATCTGGTCGGCATGGTGGGCCGGCGACGCCATGGGCGTACTGGTGGTGACGCCCCTGCTCCTCGTCTGCAGGACGGCGCGGTGGCCCGGTGGCACGTCCCCGGGGCGCTGGGCCGAGGCCGTGTGCCTGGTGGTGACGGTCGCGGTCGTCGCGTACACCGTCACTCGTTCGCTCGTCCCGCTGCTGTTCCTCGTCTTCCCGCTGCTGATGTGGGCCGCGCTGCGGTTCCAGCTGTTCGGGGCGGCCCCCTGCGCGCTGATCGTGTCCGTCATGGCGATCTCGGCCGCGACCGAGCAGCTGGGGCCCTTCCGTGGACACGGGACGCTCGGCGTGATGAGCGTCCTCCAGGCCCTCAACGGTTCGGCGGCACTGACCGGTCTGCTGCTCTCCGCCATCGTCAGCGAGCAGATCACGGTCCGCCGCAAGATCGAGCTGGCCTGCAGTGAACTCGCCGAGCTGGTGGACCGGCTCGTTCCGGGCGGCGACGCGAACCGCCGCACGCCGCCACCCCAGGAGGATCTCTGA
- a CDS encoding SRPBCC family protein, protein MAGRFEGTVVIDRPVEEVFAFLADGENDRRFSPRVQEMTKTTDGPTGLGTVYRSKVKDAGMTTSREFRISEFDPPHRIRWTELSKNLVTVPEGGYDLEAVDAGRTRLTVFNTLEGHGLGKLIAGFALSAARKDADAFARRIKAAVEAS, encoded by the coding sequence ATGGCCGGACGGTTCGAGGGGACGGTCGTGATCGACCGCCCGGTCGAAGAGGTCTTCGCGTTCCTCGCGGACGGCGAGAACGACCGCAGGTTCAGTCCCCGGGTGCAGGAGATGACCAAGACGACCGACGGCCCGACCGGCCTGGGCACGGTCTACCGCAGCAAGGTCAAGGACGCGGGGATGACCACCTCGCGCGAGTTCCGGATCAGCGAGTTCGACCCGCCGCACCGGATCCGCTGGACGGAGCTGTCGAAGAACCTGGTCACCGTCCCGGAGGGCGGGTACGACCTGGAGGCCGTCGACGCCGGGCGGACCAGGCTCACCGTGTTCAACACCCTGGAGGGCCACGGCCTGGGCAAACTGATCGCCGGATTCGCGCTGAGCGCGGCGCGCAAGGACGCGGACGCCTTCGCCCGGCGCATCAAGGCGGCGGTCGAGGCGTCCTGA
- a CDS encoding class II fructose-bisphosphate aldolase, translating to MPLADTGTLVAAAAAEHRAVAAFNIITLEHAEAVITGAENAGSPVVLQISENAVKYRHGRVRPLARAAAEAAAEAGVPVALHLDHVTSGRLLHQAVDAGFSSVMYDAAHLPYTENLAATRSAADWAHANGLWIEAELGEVGGKGGAPPLDAHAPGARTDPEEARAFVEGTGVDALAVAIGSAHAMTARTASLDHGLLARLAGALDVPLVLHGSSGVPDGELTAAVSGGIAKVNIGTALNLAMTSAIRDFLAADADAVDSRTYLSLGRRAMAETVAALIGVLRDAGEPAPVV from the coding sequence ATGCCGCTCGCCGACACCGGAACACTGGTCGCCGCGGCCGCCGCCGAACACCGGGCGGTCGCCGCCTTCAACATCATCACGCTGGAGCACGCCGAGGCCGTCATCACCGGCGCGGAGAACGCCGGTTCCCCGGTGGTCCTGCAGATCAGCGAGAACGCGGTGAAGTACCGCCACGGCCGGGTCCGGCCGCTCGCCAGGGCCGCCGCCGAGGCTGCGGCGGAGGCGGGGGTGCCCGTCGCCCTCCACCTCGACCACGTCACGAGCGGCCGGCTGCTCCACCAGGCGGTCGACGCCGGGTTCAGCTCGGTGATGTACGACGCCGCGCACCTGCCGTACACGGAGAACCTCGCCGCGACCCGGTCCGCCGCCGACTGGGCACACGCCAACGGGCTCTGGATCGAGGCCGAACTGGGGGAGGTGGGCGGCAAGGGCGGCGCCCCGCCGCTGGACGCCCACGCGCCCGGGGCCCGCACCGACCCCGAGGAGGCACGGGCGTTCGTCGAGGGGACCGGGGTCGACGCACTCGCGGTCGCCATCGGCAGCGCGCACGCCATGACCGCCCGTACGGCTTCGCTCGACCACGGGCTCCTGGCCCGGCTCGCCGGAGCCCTGGACGTACCGCTGGTGCTGCACGGCTCGTCCGGCGTACCGGACGGGGAACTGACGGCCGCCGTCAGCGGGGGCATCGCCAAGGTCAACATCGGTACCGCCCTCAACCTCGCCATGACCTCCGCCATCCGCGACTTCCTGGCCGCGGACGCCGATGCCGTGGACTCGCGCACGTACCTGTCCCTCGGGCGCCGCGCCATGGCCGAGACCGTCGCCGCGCTGATCGGCGTCCTGCGCGACGCGGGGGAACCCGCACCGGTCGTGTAG
- a CDS encoding ATP-binding protein, translated as MVGLLIAGGGGTAALALLVWALSLRRRLRAEQRLRVGAERLAAAREAEIAHLAAVRAPAIAERTRTGRLLDGVPGPIGPDSETGADFARALAAVVTALGSDEAVRREQALRDSARSALESVARTVHAMATVQQQALDHLQRSVDDPRLTAEVMKAGHAAARMERKAGTLLVLCGSRPVPRERRPVSLHDCVRDARSRIVEFGRVDVRGGQSLHVAPPAVEGLVHAIAELLENATVFSPSGTRVVVTVREVAAGAVVEIDDAGLGMPPDVLAQATARLREDPDLARLGAVPRLGLACAGRWSRELGFGVELSAASAYGGTRAVTRVPHRLLTEPLPRPAPPRHEPAAGPRAPGHEPSRPAVGEGEPHPQQDGPGPAVQGTAATGPASGFPAPGGGPASADEPAHPPGGLRRRRGGRADGEPGTEQSHGAPPPPVPGGTRPPEAPPAPIPGAVSGTHRDRAPLGNGAPAPDETGREGGRP; from the coding sequence ATGGTCGGGCTGCTGATCGCGGGGGGCGGCGGGACCGCCGCCCTGGCCCTGCTCGTCTGGGCGTTGTCGCTGCGTCGCAGGCTCAGGGCGGAACAGCGGCTGCGGGTGGGAGCGGAACGGCTCGCGGCCGCGCGTGAGGCCGAGATCGCACATCTCGCCGCCGTCCGGGCCCCGGCCATCGCCGAACGCACCCGCACCGGACGCCTCCTGGACGGTGTACCGGGCCCGATCGGTCCGGACTCCGAGACGGGCGCCGATTTCGCCAGGGCCCTGGCCGCCGTCGTCACGGCCCTCGGGTCCGACGAGGCCGTACGCAGGGAGCAGGCCCTGCGGGACTCCGCGCGGTCCGCCCTCGAATCCGTCGCCCGCACCGTGCACGCCATGGCGACCGTGCAGCAGCAGGCGCTGGACCACCTCCAGCGCTCCGTCGACGACCCCCGGCTGACGGCCGAGGTGATGAAGGCCGGTCATGCGGCCGCCCGGATGGAGCGCAAGGCCGGCACCCTGCTGGTGCTGTGCGGCAGCCGGCCCGTGCCGCGGGAGCGGCGGCCCGTGTCCCTCCACGACTGCGTACGCGACGCCCGGTCGCGCATCGTGGAGTTCGGCCGCGTGGACGTGCGCGGCGGTCAGTCCCTGCACGTCGCGCCGCCCGCCGTCGAGGGGCTGGTGCACGCCATCGCCGAACTCCTGGAGAACGCTACGGTGTTCTCCCCGTCCGGCACCCGGGTGGTGGTCACCGTACGCGAGGTGGCCGCGGGGGCGGTCGTCGAGATCGACGACGCCGGCCTCGGCATGCCACCCGACGTCCTCGCGCAGGCCACGGCCCGGCTCCGCGAGGACCCGGACCTGGCCCGGCTCGGCGCGGTGCCCCGCCTCGGACTCGCCTGCGCCGGCCGATGGAGCCGCGAGCTGGGCTTCGGCGTGGAACTGTCCGCCGCCTCCGCGTACGGCGGCACCCGGGCGGTGACGCGCGTACCCCACCGGCTGCTCACCGAGCCGCTGCCCCGCCCCGCCCCGCCCCGCCACGAGCCGGCGGCGGGTCCGCGGGCACCCGGGCACGAACCGTCGCGGCCGGCGGTCGGGGAGGGGGAGCCGCACCCCCAGCAGGACGGCCCGGGCCCGGCGGTCCAGGGAACGGCCGCCACCGGCCCGGCGTCCGGCTTCCCGGCACCCGGTGGCGGCCCTGCGTCCGCCGACGAGCCCGCGCACCCACCGGGCGGACTCCGGCGGCGGCGCGGCGGGCGCGCGGACGGCGAGCCGGGCACCGAGCAGAGCCACGGCGCGCCGCCGCCTCCCGTGCCCGGCGGCACCCGGCCCCCCGAGGCGCCCCCCGCACCGATCCCCGGCGCGGTGTCCGGTACGCACCGGGACCGTGCACCCCTGGGGAACGGCGCGCCGGCGCCCGACGAAACGGGCCGCGAAGGAGGCCGTCCATGA
- a CDS encoding PP2C family protein-serine/threonine phosphatase, producing MARRRPPRSASADDLLTTLGLLTAKARQGAERQRARVDLAEALQREMLPETLPSVPGLQTAARYTPARDGLDIGGDWYDGFVMADGSLGFSIGDVQGHDVEAAAFMGQVRIGLRAVALAATDPGEVLARANDLLVSVARDLFATCSFLRFDPVEWVVQSARAGHVPGVRATADGRSELVQDPGGLPLGIEPGEVYPVTTRRLTEAGSFVLLTDGVIEGPSVPIETGLARVLRVVGAGAVAAVTAEQLAAEVMKAAEFTSHTDDAAVLVLSHEAAAGDLRPPPSPG from the coding sequence ATGGCGCGGCGTCGTCCTCCGCGATCGGCCAGCGCCGACGACCTCTTGACGACGCTCGGACTCCTCACGGCGAAGGCACGGCAGGGCGCGGAGCGTCAGCGCGCCCGGGTGGATCTCGCGGAAGCCCTCCAGCGGGAGATGCTGCCCGAGACCCTGCCCTCCGTACCCGGGCTCCAGACCGCCGCACGCTACACACCGGCCCGCGACGGGCTCGACATCGGCGGCGACTGGTACGACGGCTTCGTGATGGCCGACGGCTCGCTCGGGTTCTCGATCGGGGACGTCCAGGGCCACGACGTCGAGGCCGCGGCGTTCATGGGGCAGGTCCGGATCGGGCTGCGGGCCGTGGCGCTGGCGGCCACCGATCCGGGCGAGGTCCTCGCGCGGGCGAACGACCTGCTGGTGTCCGTGGCCCGCGATCTCTTCGCCACCTGCAGCTTCCTCCGCTTCGACCCCGTGGAGTGGGTGGTGCAGAGCGCCCGCGCCGGCCATGTCCCCGGGGTCAGGGCCACGGCGGACGGCCGCTCCGAGCTCGTGCAGGACCCCGGTGGCCTCCCGCTCGGCATCGAACCGGGGGAGGTGTACCCGGTGACCACGCGCAGGCTCACCGAGGCCGGGTCGTTCGTCCTGCTGACGGACGGGGTGATCGAGGGGCCCTCCGTGCCGATCGAGACCGGACTCGCCAGGGTCCTCAGGGTCGTCGGGGCCGGCGCGGTCGCGGCGGTCACCGCCGAGCAACTGGCCGCCGAGGTGATGAAGGCGGCCGAGTTCACCAGCCACACGGACGACGCCGCGGTGCTCGTCCTGAGCCATGAGGCCGCGGCGGGCGACCTGCGCCCGCCCCCGTCACCCGGCTGA
- a CDS encoding SIS domain-containing protein has product MSYVAQELASQPQCWNRAAELAATAGGALPAAGERVAFVGCGTSLFMGQAAAALREDAGLGESDAFAASEFPTGRSYDRVVALTRSGTTTEVLELLGRLRGRTRTTAITADPATPVMTAADETVVLDFADERSVVQTRFATTALTLLRAHWGLHTGAVVDDCAEALAEPLPARLTTCSQFTFLGRGWTVGLANEAALKVREASASWAEAYPAMEYRHGPISVATRGTVTWMIGDAPAGLAEEVRATGGMWVAGGLDPLAELVRAQRLAVAVAESRGLDPDSPRHLTRSVILSGA; this is encoded by the coding sequence ATGAGCTACGTCGCGCAGGAGTTGGCGAGCCAGCCGCAGTGCTGGAACCGGGCCGCGGAGCTCGCCGCCACCGCCGGAGGGGCGCTGCCGGCCGCCGGCGAGCGGGTGGCGTTCGTCGGCTGCGGCACCTCGCTCTTCATGGGACAGGCGGCGGCGGCCCTGCGCGAGGACGCCGGACTGGGCGAGTCGGACGCCTTCGCCGCCTCCGAGTTCCCCACCGGCCGCTCCTACGACCGGGTGGTCGCCCTCACCCGTTCGGGTACCACCACCGAGGTACTGGAACTCCTCGGCCGGCTGCGCGGACGCACCCGGACCACCGCGATCACCGCCGACCCCGCCACGCCGGTCATGACCGCGGCCGACGAGACGGTGGTCCTCGACTTCGCCGACGAGAGGTCCGTGGTCCAGACGCGGTTCGCGACCACCGCCCTCACCCTGCTGCGCGCCCACTGGGGCCTGCACACCGGCGCCGTCGTCGACGACTGCGCGGAGGCGCTCGCCGAACCGCTCCCCGCACGACTCACGACCTGTTCGCAGTTCACCTTCCTCGGCCGCGGCTGGACCGTGGGGCTCGCCAACGAGGCCGCGCTCAAGGTGCGCGAGGCGTCGGCGTCCTGGGCCGAGGCGTACCCGGCCATGGAGTACCGGCACGGCCCCATCAGCGTCGCCACCCGCGGCACCGTCACCTGGATGATCGGCGACGCGCCCGCCGGGCTCGCCGAAGAGGTCCGCGCCACCGGCGGGATGTGGGTCGCCGGCGGACTCGATCCGCTGGCCGAACTGGTCCGCGCCCAGCGGCTCGCGGTGGCCGTCGCCGAGTCACGGGGCCTGGACCCGGACAGCCCCCGCCACCTCACCCGTTCCGTGATCCTCTCCGGAGCCTGA